In Rhizorhabdus phycosphaerae, the genomic stretch CCGCCCCTTCGACACTCGGACCGATTTACTCGGCGGCCTGCGCCAGCTGCTGCTCGCCTGCGGGCACGAGGTAGCGCCCCGGCATCGAGCCGGTGAAATGGCCGTTCATGAAGGTCGGCATGCCGTTGACCATGGTGAGGCGCATCGGCGCCGCATCACGCGTATAGCGCCAGGTCATGTCATAGCCGCCGGTCGGCACGTCGAAGCGCTTATATTCCTCGCGATGCTCGATCTCGTCGAGGTCGAACACCGTGATGTCGGCGCGCATGCCCGGCGCGATCCGGCCGCGATCGGTGAAGCCGAAATGCTCGGCGATGCGGCCGGTGATCGACAGGATCGCTTCCTCGATCGAAAGCTCGCCCTTCCGGACATAGTCGGTCAGCATCAGGATGTTTTCGCCGCCGCCGCAGAACATCTGCCCATGCGCCGGCGCATCGTTGAGATTGCCGAGCGCCTTCGGATCGCGGATCAGGCGAACGATCTCATCGCGGTTCATGTCGAACGGCGCCATGTGGACCGTGGAGCGGATGCCATTGGCGAGGATCCATTCGGCCATAGCGTCGGACGGATGCAGCCCGCGACTGTCGGCATAGGCCTTCAGCGTCGTGTTGACCGGGCCGAAGCCATTGTCCGAATTGCGCAGCAGCAGCCGGTCGGGATTGGCCATCGGCGCGTGCGGCCAAACCTTGGTGTCCCAGCTTTCGCGCGCCCGGGCGCGCCAGTCCGGGTCCTGGAGCAGCTCGACCTTCTCGTCGAGGTCCTCGAGCAGCACGACCTCGTGCCACACATAGTCGTTCGACTGGGCGAAGATCAGCGAGCGGATCAGCGACAGCGTGTTGGTAGGCGACGTGTGGGTGAAGGCGGGCCATACATCCTGCCCCTCGGCATGGGCCTTCTCGATGATCGCGCGCATCTGCTCGAGGATCGGGCGCTGGAACTCCAGCGTCGGGATACCGCCGGCCAGCTGGATGCGGACGTTGAGATCGGCGTTGAGTCGGGTCAGCCGCTCCATGCTGGCGGGCGCAGTCATCCGCATGAAGGTGTCGATGACGACCTGCAGCGAGCGGCCGGGATAGCGCGCGAGCACTTCGAGGATCGCGCGATATTCGTCATCGCAGGCGATCTGGGTCGGGACCGGTCGATCCGATCCGTCATGGTCGAGCAGGTTGCTTGAAACGCCGCAGGCGCCGGCCGCGAGCGCGTCGTCGACATGCGCGGCGATCTGGCGGATTTCCTCGGGGGTTGCCTTCCGCTCCCAGGCGTCCATGCCCATCACGGCCAGGCGGATCGCGATATGCCCGACGAAGGCGGTGTAATTGGCGGGGACACGAAGCTTGCTCGTCATCGAGCGCTGATATTCGGACCATTTGCGCCAGTCCCAAGGCAGCTTGGTCTGGAAGGGCTCCTCGGGGATGTCCTCGAAGAAGGAGAAGATCTTGATCATCTCCAGCCGGGCTTCGGCGTCCGTCTCGTGCACCGGTGCGGCCGAGAAACCGCAATTGCCCAT encodes the following:
- a CDS encoding N-acyl-D-amino-acid deacylase family protein, with the protein product MQTILLKGGTVVDGTGKPAIKADVRVKGDTIVDVGPDLAPGDDRVIDCTGCFVTPGFIEPHTHFDATMWWQPDLDPLTGYGVTTIVMGNCGFSAAPVHETDAEARLEMIKIFSFFEDIPEEPFQTKLPWDWRKWSEYQRSMTSKLRVPANYTAFVGHIAIRLAVMGMDAWERKATPEEIRQIAAHVDDALAAGACGVSSNLLDHDGSDRPVPTQIACDDEYRAILEVLARYPGRSLQVVIDTFMRMTAPASMERLTRLNADLNVRIQLAGGIPTLEFQRPILEQMRAIIEKAHAEGQDVWPAFTHTSPTNTLSLIRSLIFAQSNDYVWHEVVLLEDLDEKVELLQDPDWRARARESWDTKVWPHAPMANPDRLLLRNSDNGFGPVNTTLKAYADSRGLHPSDAMAEWILANGIRSTVHMAPFDMNRDEIVRLIRDPKALGNLNDAPAHGQMFCGGGENILMLTDYVRKGELSIEEAILSITGRIAEHFGFTDRGRIAPGMRADITVFDLDEIEHREEYKRFDVPTGGYDMTWRYTRDAAPMRLTMVNGMPTFMNGHFTGSMPGRYLVPAGEQQLAQAAE